From one Bordetella genomosp. 9 genomic stretch:
- a CDS encoding ABC transporter substrate-binding protein, with amino-acid sequence MPLSRRNFVLGTTGILGASAIGAPRFARAASEPLRIGWLAALTGPSSAPGVGFDRGVKFAAETLNAAGGVKGRKIEIITRDTQGDPTKAVNATQEMINSVKVDAIWGPTNSGESLAVTPIMARARVPNIHPCVIDSLIDPKKFPNAFRIAPSNEQWDDATRNYCLKVLKVKKIAVIGDTTGYGVSALKASVANFKRDGADVVYSNNIDATQPDMTPDMTRARNAGAEVIVIWSVSTGMEARLFNARGEMGWDVVFAGHPSMASGEIRGLLSKPQNWDKVYAVGYRSCSYDASGKLPPRSQEFVDKVQGKVNLDDTLFWWVTAGYDAVHMVAKAVQESGATSKDIIAYWNTLNPYQGYFGNYIYTPEQHNGYPTADVVMSAANSAKHGTFALAPGYA; translated from the coding sequence ATGCCTCTATCGCGTCGGAATTTCGTCCTGGGCACGACCGGGATACTGGGAGCGTCAGCCATCGGCGCCCCGCGTTTCGCCAGGGCGGCAAGCGAGCCGCTGCGCATAGGCTGGCTGGCCGCGCTGACCGGTCCCAGTTCCGCGCCGGGCGTCGGCTTCGACCGCGGCGTGAAGTTCGCGGCGGAAACGCTGAATGCCGCGGGCGGCGTCAAGGGCCGCAAGATCGAGATCATCACCCGCGACACCCAGGGCGATCCCACCAAGGCGGTGAACGCCACGCAGGAGATGATCAACTCCGTCAAGGTGGACGCCATCTGGGGACCGACCAATTCCGGCGAATCGCTGGCCGTGACCCCCATCATGGCGCGCGCACGCGTCCCGAACATCCATCCCTGCGTGATCGACAGCCTGATCGATCCGAAGAAATTTCCCAACGCCTTTCGCATCGCGCCGTCCAATGAGCAATGGGACGACGCCACGCGCAACTACTGCCTGAAAGTGCTGAAGGTGAAGAAGATCGCCGTGATCGGCGACACCACCGGCTACGGCGTCAGCGCCCTGAAGGCCAGCGTGGCGAACTTCAAGCGCGATGGCGCCGACGTGGTCTACAGCAACAACATCGACGCCACGCAGCCGGACATGACGCCCGACATGACGCGGGCGCGCAATGCCGGCGCGGAAGTGATCGTGATCTGGAGCGTATCCACCGGCATGGAAGCGCGCCTGTTCAATGCGCGCGGCGAGATGGGCTGGGATGTGGTCTTCGCCGGCCATCCGTCCATGGCGTCCGGGGAAATCCGCGGCCTGCTCAGCAAGCCGCAGAACTGGGACAAGGTCTATGCGGTCGGCTACCGCAGCTGCAGCTACGACGCCAGCGGCAAGCTGCCGCCGCGCTCGCAGGAATTCGTCGACAAGGTGCAGGGCAAGGTGAACCTGGACGACACCCTGTTCTGGTGGGTCACGGCGGGGTACGACGCGGTGCATATGGTGGCCAAGGCCGTGCAGGAAAGCGGCGCGACGTCGAAGGACATCATCGCCTACTGGAATACGCTGAATCCCTATCAAGGCTACTTCGGCAATTACATCTACACCCCCGAACAGCACAACGGCTATCCAACGGCGGACGTCGTCATGTCGGCGGCCAACTCCGCCAAGCATGGCACCTTCGCGCTGGCGCCGGGCTACGCCTGA
- a CDS encoding mandelate racemase/muconate lactonizing enzyme family protein: MKLERLETRALSLPLDRPIQSALGSIDSCGVVLVYAYTDGGIVGENLVFTLNDRRTGVLRQMVDELADLVVGRDAGHIAGFWARAWKDINFFGHKGIPVMGISAIDGALWDIAGKAAGMPLYRLLGGARDRLPAYHSGGLWLDRDIDGLAREAQDMVAQGFKAVKMRLGMPDPRQDAERVRAVREAIGPDVRLMADANQGLNEAQAIRLGRMLEAYDLTWFEEPLPAWDLEGVARVAAALDTPIASGETEYTRYGFRGMLTLRSADVLMPDLQRAGGVSEFMRVGHMAESYDVPVSSHLFPETSIQVLCALNNAIYLEYMPWFSTLYRERLEFVDGDARVPERPGWGFTLDPRRIAELENARR, encoded by the coding sequence ATGAAGCTGGAACGCCTGGAAACGCGCGCGCTGTCGCTGCCGCTGGACCGCCCCATCCAAAGCGCGCTGGGCTCGATAGACAGCTGCGGCGTGGTGCTGGTGTACGCCTACACCGATGGCGGCATCGTCGGCGAGAATCTGGTCTTCACGCTGAACGACCGCCGCACCGGCGTGCTGCGCCAGATGGTGGACGAACTGGCCGATCTGGTGGTGGGACGCGACGCGGGCCATATCGCGGGATTCTGGGCACGCGCCTGGAAGGACATCAATTTCTTCGGCCACAAGGGCATACCGGTCATGGGCATTTCCGCCATCGACGGCGCCTTGTGGGACATCGCCGGCAAGGCCGCCGGCATGCCGCTCTACCGCCTGCTGGGGGGCGCGCGCGACCGGCTGCCGGCCTATCACAGCGGCGGCCTGTGGCTGGACCGCGATATCGATGGGCTGGCGCGCGAAGCGCAGGACATGGTGGCCCAGGGCTTCAAGGCGGTGAAGATGCGCCTGGGCATGCCGGACCCGCGCCAGGACGCCGAACGCGTGCGCGCCGTGCGCGAAGCCATCGGCCCGGACGTGCGGCTGATGGCCGACGCCAACCAGGGCCTGAACGAAGCCCAGGCCATCCGCCTGGGCCGCATGCTCGAAGCCTACGACCTGACGTGGTTCGAGGAACCGCTGCCCGCCTGGGACCTGGAAGGCGTGGCCCGCGTGGCCGCGGCGCTGGACACGCCGATCGCCAGCGGCGAAACCGAATACACGCGCTACGGCTTCCGCGGCATGCTGACCCTGCGCAGCGCCGACGTGCTGATGCCCGACCTGCAGCGCGCGGGCGGCGTCAGCGAATTCATGCGGGTGGGGCACATGGCCGAAAGCTACGACGTGCCGGTGTCCAGCCATCTGTTTCCCGAGACCAGCATCCAGGTGCTGTGCGCGTTGAACAACGCCATCTACCTGGAATACATGCCCTGGTTTTCGACGCTGTATCGCGAGCGGCTGGAATTCGTCGACGGCGACGCGCGGGTGCCCGAGCGTCCCGGCTGGGGCTTCACGCTCGACCCGCGGCGCATCGCCGAACTGGAGAACGCGCGCCGCTGA
- a CDS encoding mandelate racemase/muconate lactonizing enzyme family protein has protein sequence MKIVSVASEVVSVPFDMGGPYQRFAGALWDRLDILLVRVETEDGLVGWGEAFGHAAIPSTRAALDTIVAPLVIGRDAGDIAGMTRAVLHATHLLGRNGAYVYAWSGVEIALWDLLGKRSGLPVHRLLGGGACADLPAYASLLNYSDDALVARNTAAAVEQGYRHVKLHEVTASSVRAAQAAGGGAAIMLDTNCAWDVPTALAMADTLRDDGMYWLEEPVWPPEDTLGLARVRERGIPIAAGENVAGPQGFLRLLEAGALDIAQPSVTKIGGIGESMRVATLCQMHGVQTVPHSPYFGPGFIATLHIAAALPNKPLIEVLWLDMEANPFDPWVRARDGRVAVPQGPGLGCDPDPEVLARYRVGERHVIRETHA, from the coding sequence ATGAAGATCGTGTCCGTCGCTTCCGAAGTCGTATCCGTGCCCTTCGACATGGGCGGACCGTACCAGCGCTTCGCCGGCGCCCTGTGGGACCGGCTCGACATCCTGCTGGTCCGCGTGGAAACCGAAGACGGCCTGGTCGGATGGGGCGAGGCCTTCGGGCACGCCGCCATTCCGTCCACGCGCGCCGCGCTGGACACCATCGTCGCGCCGCTGGTCATCGGCCGCGATGCCGGCGACATTGCCGGCATGACGCGCGCCGTGCTGCATGCCACGCATCTGCTGGGCCGCAACGGCGCCTACGTCTACGCCTGGTCGGGCGTGGAGATTGCCTTGTGGGACCTGCTGGGCAAGCGCAGCGGCCTGCCCGTGCATCGCCTGCTGGGCGGCGGCGCCTGCGCCGACCTGCCCGCCTATGCCAGCCTGTTGAACTACAGCGACGACGCGCTCGTCGCGCGCAATACCGCGGCGGCGGTCGAGCAGGGCTATCGCCACGTCAAGCTGCATGAGGTCACCGCCAGTTCGGTGCGCGCCGCGCAAGCCGCCGGCGGCGGCGCCGCGATCATGCTGGACACCAATTGCGCCTGGGACGTGCCCACCGCGCTCGCCATGGCCGACACGCTGCGCGACGATGGCATGTACTGGCTCGAGGAGCCCGTCTGGCCGCCCGAGGACACGCTGGGCCTGGCGCGCGTGCGCGAGCGCGGCATCCCCATCGCCGCCGGCGAGAATGTGGCCGGGCCGCAGGGCTTCCTGCGCCTGCTGGAAGCCGGCGCGCTGGATATCGCGCAGCCCAGCGTCACCAAGATCGGCGGCATCGGCGAATCCATGCGCGTGGCGACGCTGTGCCAGATGCATGGCGTGCAGACGGTGCCGCACTCGCCGTACTTCGGCCCGGGCTTCATCGCCACGCTGCACATCGCGGCGGCGCTTCCCAACAAGCCGTTGATCGAAGTCCTGTGGCTGGACATGGAAGCCAATCCCTTCGATCCCTGGGTACGCGCGCGCGACGGCCGCGTCGCCGTGCCGCAGGGCCCGGGCCTGGGCTGCGACCCCGACCCCGAGGTGCTGGCGCGCTACCGCGTCGGCGAACGCCATGTCATCCGGGAGACGCACGCATGA
- a CDS encoding LysR family transcriptional regulator gives MSLTVRQLEIIRAVSVHGSVTEAAAALGISQPAISLMLRDCASQAGFPFFVRKHGRLQATRETQVILAELNRIFDSIERVNRLMDDMREMTVGTVQVASVPTLADNLLSPTIAEFQKSWPHIQISVFTVDNLGVFENVVQERVDFGLGLSPLHHRDGRMVKGRISDVCAAELVCVVHPDSPLALRESVSPADLAAYPLISFGRTQPLGALIEDSFQRAGVPRRIATEVTLTSVACSLARSGAGAAIIDPFHLWAPRDHGVVTLRYRPRTEVKAQMLLPNNTPLSRSAQLFVSALRRTVRDRGAALLS, from the coding sequence ATGTCGCTCACCGTCCGGCAGTTGGAGATCATTCGCGCCGTCAGCGTGCACGGGTCCGTCACCGAGGCGGCCGCCGCGCTCGGCATTTCGCAGCCGGCCATCAGCCTGATGCTGCGCGATTGCGCGTCGCAGGCCGGCTTTCCCTTTTTCGTGCGCAAGCACGGGCGCCTGCAGGCGACGCGGGAAACGCAGGTCATCCTGGCCGAACTGAACCGCATCTTCGACAGCATCGAACGGGTCAACCGTTTGATGGACGATATGCGGGAAATGACGGTGGGCACGGTGCAGGTGGCGTCGGTGCCGACGCTGGCGGACAACCTGCTGTCGCCCACCATCGCCGAATTCCAGAAGTCCTGGCCGCACATCCAGATTTCCGTCTTCACTGTCGACAATCTGGGCGTGTTCGAAAACGTGGTGCAGGAGCGCGTCGATTTCGGCCTGGGGCTGTCGCCGCTGCACCATCGCGACGGCCGCATGGTGAAGGGCCGCATCAGCGATGTCTGCGCCGCCGAACTGGTGTGCGTGGTGCACCCCGACAGCCCGCTGGCCCTGCGCGAATCCGTGTCGCCGGCCGACCTGGCGGCCTACCCGCTGATTTCCTTCGGCAGGACGCAGCCTCTGGGGGCGCTGATCGAAGACAGTTTCCAGCGCGCGGGCGTGCCACGCCGCATCGCCACGGAAGTCACGCTGACCTCGGTGGCCTGCTCGCTGGCGCGGTCGGGCGCGGGCGCGGCCATCATCGACCCTTTTCATCTGTGGGCGCCGCGCGACCATGGCGTGGTGACCTTGCGCTACCGCCCGCGCACCGAGGTCAAGGCGCAGATGCTGCTGCCGAACAATACGCCCCTGTCGCGCTCGGCCCAGCTCTTCGTTTCGGCCTTGCGCCGCACGGTGCGCGACCGTGGCGCGGCCCTGCTTTCGTGA
- a CDS encoding acylphosphatase, which produces MADPHIETLFVQVHGKVQGVGYRMATVRRAHMVGATGWVQNREDGTVEALVQGTPEQIDQMLEWLGRGPPGAVVRDVQSRREYIDKRYRSFQQL; this is translated from the coding sequence ATGGCCGATCCGCACATCGAAACCCTATTCGTCCAAGTCCATGGCAAGGTCCAGGGCGTGGGCTACCGCATGGCCACCGTACGGCGCGCGCATATGGTGGGCGCGACCGGATGGGTGCAGAACCGCGAGGACGGTACGGTCGAGGCCCTGGTGCAGGGCACGCCGGAACAGATCGACCAGATGCTGGAATGGCTGGGCCGCGGGCCGCCCGGCGCGGTGGTGAGGGACGTGCAATCGCGGCGCGAATACATCGACAAGCGCTACCGCAGCTTCCAGCAGCTCTAG
- a CDS encoding alpha/beta hydrolase — MSCDPDIAAGRPVRAAGSSANPASASSASSVAPPHRVRFYGRRASGAVTPVVVHFHGGAFVSGSVDDSSTVARLLADAGAVVLSVDYPLAPLHPFPSAVEAAYATLRWAHEHRRQLGGKGAALFVAGEEAGGCIAAAVALMARDRLGPPVDGQILFSPMLDASMGTASVRCAQGTDEGAEWAGGWRGYLSCACDASHPYASPLAGTRLAGLPPLLLLSGSDDPLRDEGRAYASRLRAAGVPVIREARERAHAWQGADAGDEQPDSAELDALRARLFSFLLTHPGGGAPAAPL, encoded by the coding sequence ATGTCCTGTGATCCTGATATCGCCGCTGGGCGCCCGGTGCGCGCGGCGGGCTCGTCCGCCAATCCGGCTTCCGCCAGTTCGGCATCGTCCGTGGCGCCGCCCCATCGTGTGCGCTTCTACGGGCGCCGCGCCAGCGGGGCGGTAACGCCCGTGGTCGTGCACTTTCACGGCGGCGCCTTCGTGTCCGGGTCGGTGGACGATTCCTCCACGGTGGCGCGGCTGCTGGCGGATGCCGGCGCGGTGGTGCTGTCGGTCGATTACCCGCTCGCGCCGCTGCACCCGTTCCCGTCCGCCGTGGAAGCGGCTTACGCGACGCTGAGATGGGCGCACGAACATCGGCGGCAGCTGGGCGGCAAGGGCGCGGCGCTGTTCGTCGCCGGCGAAGAGGCCGGCGGCTGCATCGCCGCCGCCGTGGCGCTGATGGCGCGCGACCGCCTGGGGCCACCGGTGGATGGCCAGATCCTGTTTTCCCCGATGCTGGACGCCAGCATGGGAACGGCGTCGGTGCGCTGCGCGCAGGGCACTGACGAAGGCGCGGAATGGGCCGGGGGCTGGCGCGGCTATCTGTCATGTGCCTGCGACGCCAGCCATCCGTACGCATCCCCGCTGGCGGGAACGCGGCTGGCCGGCTTGCCGCCCCTGCTGCTGCTCAGCGGTTCGGACGATCCCTTGCGCGATGAGGGCCGCGCCTACGCCAGCCGCCTGCGGGCGGCCGGCGTGCCGGTGATCCGCGAGGCTCGCGAACGCGCTCACGCCTGGCAGGGCGCGGACGCGGGCGACGAGCAGCCGGACAGCGCGGAACTGGACGCGCTGCGGGCGCGCCTGTTCAGCTTCCTGCTGACGCACCCCGGCGGCGGCGCGCCGGCAGCTCCGCTTTAG
- a CDS encoding phytanoyl-CoA dioxygenase family protein — protein sequence MNQEYLLPEETTTEYKARGYISLEEICPPDEVAQIRQTLMRMFENKVGYEEGAQYDFASRDDPDKPQTFPSLHDPSHYAPELLKTTYHRRALAIARQLLGPDAALYGEHALLKPARVGPETPWHQDEAFRSPDFEYRELSIWLALQPVGEVNGCMQFIPGSNRYDVLQHRSPGNDKSLHPLECCADFQRTDAVPVPLPAGGCTVHDMRTLHYTGPNTSDAPRLAYILIFNVPPVYKPNQRKFDWLEGRRTDSQVRKREWHRRGGIAVEVLRRLPRARLTNGRWMAWAAIRAVSKVLHRPRG from the coding sequence GTGAACCAGGAATACCTTCTTCCGGAAGAAACCACCACAGAATACAAAGCGCGGGGCTACATCTCGCTGGAGGAGATCTGCCCGCCCGATGAAGTGGCCCAGATACGCCAGACCCTCATGCGCATGTTCGAGAACAAGGTTGGCTATGAAGAAGGCGCGCAGTACGACTTCGCCAGCCGTGACGATCCCGACAAGCCGCAGACCTTCCCCAGCCTGCACGACCCTTCGCATTACGCCCCCGAGCTGCTGAAGACCACCTATCACCGGCGTGCGCTCGCCATCGCCCGCCAGCTGCTCGGGCCGGACGCGGCGCTGTACGGCGAGCATGCGCTGTTGAAGCCGGCGCGCGTCGGCCCGGAAACGCCCTGGCACCAGGATGAAGCCTTCCGCTCTCCCGATTTCGAGTACCGCGAGCTCAGCATCTGGCTGGCCCTGCAGCCGGTCGGCGAAGTGAACGGCTGCATGCAGTTCATTCCCGGATCGAACCGCTACGACGTGCTCCAGCATCGTTCGCCGGGCAACGACAAGTCGCTGCATCCCCTGGAATGCTGCGCCGATTTCCAGCGCACCGACGCGGTGCCCGTGCCGCTGCCCGCCGGCGGCTGCACCGTGCACGACATGCGCACGCTGCACTACACGGGGCCTAATACTTCGGATGCCCCGCGTCTGGCCTACATCCTCATCTTCAACGTGCCGCCGGTGTACAAGCCCAACCAGCGCAAGTTCGATTGGCTGGAAGGGCGCCGCACGGACAGCCAGGTGCGCAAGCGCGAATGGCATCGGCGCGGCGGCATCGCCGTGGAAGTCCTGCGGCGGCTGCCGCGGGCGCGGCTGACCAACGGCCGATGGATGGCCTGGGCCGCCATCCGCGCCGTCAGCAAGGTGCTGCACCGGCCGCGCGGATAG
- a CDS encoding TFIIB-type zinc ribbon-containing protein, whose amino-acid sequence MKCPSCNEPDLVMSSRQNIEIDYCPQCRGVWLDRGELDKLIERSIQESAAAQAAPPQQPQGRPHRDDGADRHYRDSDHDHYRDRGRGHDRGYRKKSFWHEIFD is encoded by the coding sequence ATGAAATGCCCCAGCTGCAACGAGCCCGACCTGGTGATGTCCTCCCGGCAGAACATCGAGATCGACTATTGCCCGCAATGCCGCGGGGTGTGGCTGGATCGCGGCGAACTCGACAAGCTGATCGAGCGCAGCATCCAGGAAAGCGCCGCCGCCCAGGCTGCGCCGCCGCAGCAGCCCCAGGGCCGGCCGCACCGCGACGACGGCGCCGACCGGCACTATCGCGACAGCGACCATGACCACTACCGCGATCGCGGCCGGGGCCATGACCGCGGCTACCGCAAGAAGTCCTTCTGGCACGAGATCTTCGACTGA
- the panE gene encoding 2-dehydropantoate 2-reductase, whose amino-acid sequence MRMLFLGAGGTGGYFGGRAAQAGVDVTFLVRDARAAALRDKGLRLRSPRGDATIHPGIVTASDLGGDYDVVVLSCKAYDLDSAIAAIAPAVGPGSVVLPIMNGMAHYDVLDARFGADRVLGGLCQISATLGPEGEIVHMGQHASFVFGERAGEPRSERCVALETALAQADYSSRLSDSIHQDCWEKYVFLCSLAAGTCLMRGSVGEIASTADGQAVLLGLLDEAQAVSASAGYPVRPPADAAARKLFTDTGSPVTASMFRDLRQGLRVEGDHIVGDMIARGAAGGVATPYLRVAYSHLQVYQNQRDA is encoded by the coding sequence ATGCGGATGTTGTTTCTGGGCGCGGGTGGCACCGGCGGCTATTTCGGCGGCCGCGCCGCGCAGGCGGGCGTGGACGTGACCTTCCTGGTGCGCGACGCGCGTGCCGCGGCCCTGCGCGACAAAGGCCTGCGGCTGCGCAGCCCGCGCGGCGATGCGACGATCCATCCCGGGATCGTGACGGCCAGCGACCTGGGCGGCGATTACGACGTCGTCGTGCTCAGCTGCAAGGCCTACGACCTGGACAGCGCCATCGCGGCCATCGCGCCGGCGGTCGGGCCGGGCTCTGTCGTGCTGCCCATCATGAACGGCATGGCGCATTACGACGTGCTGGACGCCAGGTTCGGCGCGGACCGCGTGCTGGGCGGCCTGTGCCAGATCAGCGCCACGCTGGGGCCGGAAGGCGAGATCGTCCACATGGGCCAGCATGCCAGCTTCGTGTTCGGCGAGCGCGCCGGCGAGCCGCGCAGCGAGCGCTGCGTGGCCCTGGAAACCGCCCTGGCCCAGGCCGACTATTCCTCCCGCCTGAGCGATTCCATCCATCAGGATTGCTGGGAAAAATACGTCTTTCTGTGCAGCCTGGCGGCCGGCACCTGCCTGATGCGCGGCTCGGTAGGCGAAATCGCCTCGACGGCGGACGGCCAGGCCGTCCTGCTCGGCCTGCTGGACGAAGCCCAGGCCGTATCGGCGTCGGCCGGCTATCCCGTGCGGCCACCGGCCGACGCGGCGGCGCGCAAGCTGTTCACCGATACCGGATCGCCGGTGACGGCGTCGATGTTCCGCGACCTGCGCCAGGGCCTGCGTGTCGAAGGCGACCATATCGTCGGCGACATGATCGCCCGCGGCGCCGCCGGCGGGGTCGCCACGCCCTACCTGCGTGTGGCGTATTCGCATCTGCAGGTCTACCAGAACCAGCGCGACGCCTGA
- a CDS encoding nuclear transport factor 2 family protein has translation MKLKPLAATVLLCAAASLCAAAHAAPADNKAVVTAFFRMLFQDKNVDKALQTYVAKDLIQHDPYLPDGASAMADFYGPYLEQHPMATADIKRMIAEDDLVVVHTLWKESPEDTGQAVVDIFRLRDGKIVEHWDVSQDIPENPANRNTMF, from the coding sequence ATGAAGCTCAAACCCCTAGCCGCCACCGTCCTGCTCTGTGCGGCCGCCAGCCTGTGCGCCGCCGCCCACGCAGCGCCGGCCGACAACAAGGCGGTGGTGACGGCATTCTTCCGCATGCTCTTCCAGGACAAGAACGTCGACAAGGCGCTGCAGACCTACGTCGCCAAGGACCTGATCCAGCACGATCCCTATCTGCCCGACGGGGCGTCGGCGATGGCGGACTTCTATGGCCCGTACCTGGAACAGCACCCCATGGCCACCGCCGACATCAAGCGCATGATCGCCGAAGACGATCTGGTGGTCGTGCATACGCTGTGGAAGGAGTCGCCGGAGGACACCGGGCAGGCCGTGGTGGATATCTTCCGCCTGCGCGACGGCAAGATCGTCGAGCACTGGGATGTCAGCCAGGACATTCCGGAAAATCCGGCGAACCGCAACACGATGTTCTAG
- a CDS encoding nucleoside 2-deoxyribosyltransferase produces the protein MNQPFTVYLAGFDVFRPDAVAYGASLKALCERYGLRGLYPLDQAGPAGLHGPELAAWICRANVGLIRQADGVIANLNPFRGHEPDSGTAFEVGYAAALGKPVWAYTSVRGTIVEQVAVGRSAQADAHLDAQGYVVEDFGMSLNLMLACSATVVVGDAEACLARVARDVGAAGERA, from the coding sequence ATGAACCAGCCCTTCACGGTCTATCTGGCGGGATTCGACGTCTTCCGTCCGGACGCCGTGGCGTACGGCGCCAGCCTGAAGGCGCTGTGCGAGCGATACGGGCTGCGCGGGCTGTACCCGCTGGACCAGGCCGGCCCCGCCGGGCTGCACGGTCCCGAGTTGGCGGCCTGGATCTGCCGCGCCAATGTCGGGCTGATCCGCCAGGCCGACGGCGTCATCGCCAATCTGAATCCCTTCCGCGGACATGAGCCGGATTCCGGCACGGCCTTCGAAGTCGGCTACGCCGCCGCGCTGGGCAAGCCGGTCTGGGCGTATACGTCCGTGAGGGGCACCATCGTGGAGCAGGTGGCGGTGGGCAGGTCGGCGCAAGCCGATGCGCACCTCGACGCGCAAGGCTATGTCGTCGAGGATTTCGGCATGAGCCTGAACCTGATGCTGGCCTGCAGCGCGACCGTCGTCGTCGGCGACGCGGAAGCGTGCCTGGCCCGCGTGGCGCGCGACGTCGGCGCGGCCGGCGAGCGCGCCTGA
- the ribB gene encoding 3,4-dihydroxy-2-butanone-4-phosphate synthase — MRLARALHHMRLGRPVILLDDYDRENEADLIVAADKITVPVMAQLIRDCSGIVCLCLEDDTLNRLALPPMTARNESRHGTAFTVSIEAREGVSTGVSAKDRVTTIRAAIAPNAQAGDIVSPGHVFPLRAQPGGVLTRRGHTEGSVDLAVMAGLRPAAVLCELMNDDGTMTRGDAIDRYAARHGLVALTIAELADHRRGLATQGAAAPELESQAA, encoded by the coding sequence ATGCGCCTGGCGCGGGCCCTGCACCACATGCGCCTGGGCCGCCCCGTCATCCTGCTGGACGACTACGACCGCGAAAACGAGGCTGACCTGATCGTCGCCGCCGACAAGATCACGGTGCCGGTCATGGCCCAATTGATCCGCGACTGCAGCGGCATCGTCTGCCTGTGCCTGGAGGACGATACCCTGAACCGCCTGGCGCTGCCGCCCATGACGGCGCGCAACGAAAGCCGCCATGGCACCGCCTTCACCGTGTCGATCGAAGCCCGCGAAGGCGTCAGCACCGGCGTTTCCGCCAAGGACCGCGTCACCACCATCCGCGCCGCGATCGCGCCGAACGCCCAGGCCGGCGACATCGTCAGCCCGGGCCACGTATTCCCCCTGCGCGCGCAGCCGGGCGGCGTCCTGACGCGGCGCGGCCACACGGAAGGCTCGGTCGACCTGGCCGTCATGGCCGGCCTGCGCCCCGCCGCCGTGCTGTGCGAATTGATGAACGACGACGGCACCATGACGCGCGGCGACGCCATCGACCGCTATGCCGCCAGGCATGGGCTGGTGGCGCTGACCATCGCGGAACTGGCTGACCATCGCCGCGGGCTGGCGACACAGGGCGCGGCCGCGCCGGAACTGGAATCGCAGGCGGCCTGA
- a CDS encoding SET domain-containing protein, translated as MTEASSKPWHVVRRSKLHGNGVFAARKIPAGTRILEYGGTRISAKEADRRHPTNPDDPFHTFFFSLSSGKVIDGGDGGNDARWINHSCAPNCESQEGSAGKRVYIYSLRDIKRGEELFYDYGLVLDGKITKALKEGYKCLCGAADCRGTMLALPKKKKKKKE; from the coding sequence ATGACCGAAGCAAGCTCCAAACCCTGGCACGTCGTACGGCGCTCCAAGCTGCACGGCAACGGCGTCTTCGCCGCGCGCAAAATCCCCGCGGGCACGCGCATCCTGGAATACGGCGGCACGCGCATCAGCGCCAAGGAAGCGGACCGGCGCCATCCCACCAATCCGGACGACCCTTTCCACACCTTTTTCTTCTCGCTTTCGTCCGGCAAGGTCATCGACGGCGGCGACGGCGGCAATGACGCGCGCTGGATCAACCACAGCTGCGCGCCCAACTGCGAATCGCAGGAAGGCAGCGCGGGCAAGCGCGTCTATATCTATTCCCTGCGCGACATCAAACGCGGCGAAGAGCTCTTTTACGACTACGGCCTGGTGCTGGACGGCAAGATCACCAAGGCATTGAAGGAAGGCTACAAATGCCTGTGCGGCGCGGCGGACTGCCGCGGCACCATGCTGGCCTTGCCCAAGAAGAAAAAGAAGAAAAAGGAATAG
- a CDS encoding Lrp/AsnC family transcriptional regulator, translated as MRLDKFDLAILRVLQENARASLNEIGAAVGLSSTPCWNRIKRMESEGVIRGYTVNIDPAALGFMDTVIVHVTLESHSEETLYEFGRALAQVPEVLEAFLVSGDYDYYIRIAVRDTRDYERLLREQLYRIPGIRHSKSSFVLRRLKESMLPLMPPTPTPA; from the coding sequence ATGCGTCTCGACAAATTCGATTTGGCCATTCTTCGGGTGCTGCAGGAGAATGCCCGCGCCAGCCTGAACGAGATCGGCGCGGCGGTCGGCTTGTCGTCCACGCCCTGCTGGAACCGGATCAAGCGCATGGAAAGCGAAGGGGTGATCCGCGGGTACACCGTCAATATCGATCCGGCCGCGCTGGGCTTCATGGATACGGTCATCGTGCACGTCACGCTGGAAAGCCATAGCGAGGAAACGCTCTACGAGTTCGGCCGCGCGCTGGCGCAGGTCCCGGAGGTGCTGGAAGCCTTCCTGGTGTCGGGCGATTACGACTACTACATCCGCATCGCGGTGCGCGATACGCGCGACTACGAACGCCTGCTGCGCGAGCAGCTGTACCGCATTCCCGGCATCCGGCACAGCAAGTCCAGTTTCGTGTTGCGCCGGCTGAAGGAATCCATGCTACCGCTGATGCCGCCCACGCCCACGCCGGCATAG